The genome window ACACATTTCCCAGACAAGATAGTAACTGAAAACAGAATCCAAACCATATCCAAGCTCTATATAGACATATACTCTCCCTATCTAAGCTCTATTCTAACTCTACATAGACTATATAGTGTATATACCAACCAACTCGCCAAGATCAGACAACCAGATGAACATCAATACAACCTCACTCCCCTATCCCAAaacccttcccctccatcccacctcCCAAACCACTTCccactccaccaccaccacccctgaTCCCCATCATGCACACCAATCCCCAATCCCCTCAACAAACTCACCGGTAACGGCTCCGTAAGCCACAACCCACCCCTCGAAAAATCCTCCACCAAGGGTCCCGCCGTCCCAAACAACCAGGTCACCGCGAAGACAGCATTACAAGTCCGTCTCACCGGCCGCGGCATCCACAACCATAGCGGGGAAATCATCCCCTGAACGAGAACCCCAACCGCCTGGAGAacgaagaagcggaagggaCCTGCAAGGGGATAGGTCTCGCGGGTCTGGACGTAACTGCCGGAGGCGTGGACGAGACCGCTGAGAGAGAAGGCGACGAGGGCAGTGAGTGTACGGCGGACTGGGCGGGAAGATGATAGacgggaggggaggagagagaggagccaGTGGGCCGCGGAGACGAAGCCGTACCGGAAGAGCTGGTGCCACCAGAGGCTCCAGCAGCCGGCGAGGCTGTGGTCGAGGATCGGGGTGAGGAAGGGCCCGAAGGCTGGGGGGTAGAGGTAGGGAGCGGAGAGGGGGACGGAGGTGAGGGATTTGGCGGCGTTGGGGAAGGCGAGGGAGAGACCGCCGAAAATGAGCGGGTTTAGGCATGTCACGTAATTGAGGGCGGCGAAGACGCCGGTGGCTGTTACTAAACAGCGgtagatgtggatgaggagggggtaGGGGGTTaggtggtggaaggggaaggggggtggtgCGGGAGGAGATACGCTGCCCATGAAGTATTGGTCGCGGATCATGAGAAGTTTGATtaggtcgaggaggaggtaggaTTGGAGGAAAAGGATGAGTGTGGTGCGGAGGCGAGCGCGCATAGTAATGGGCTTTGGAGGGGTGGTTttgtttactttttcttcatgATGCTCTGAGGAGTTGTTGAGCTGTGCCTGGACTGAGGCTGGTAAGGCGTCCATGGAGGAGATGCGCCAGTTCCATTCGGGCCCACGCATGCTGGTGGTCACGCTTATGACCCAGTTGATACGGTGAGAAAGGTTCTGTGGGTATGGTTGCCATATGACAGATTCAGTGCTGCTGTCGTTGGTAATGTCTATGCATTTTGGTTCTTTGGCATGACCGTTGGCCGCAACTCCATTTGGGACAGCTGCGATAGATGATAATGGGCGGCGCTCCAGGCGTTTGAAGTCGCGCTCAACATtgcggaagagaagaatcGTCGCGGCCCAGATGGTACTCCATACGGGAAGAAGACCGGCCATGTAGCCATTACCTCCCATGAGCATGCGTCGATGCTGGAGAACATTGCCGATGATGCCTATGACGCACGCCAGCATCAGGGGGCGAACATAGCGGCCACCTTTGTCAAGCGGAACAAGGAGCGCTAGAATGGACAGCACAAGGGGCAGTGTCAGATGCCACAATAGCACGGGCTTCACTTGGCCATTTTGGATGAGTGACTCGAACTGAGCTTGATTGTCGTGGATGAGGCGGCGGTATGAAAAAGGTGGTTGGGAGGCGGCCATCCTTCCGATGGCCGGACCTAGCGATTAGACTAGAAAATAGAGAAGTGAAATAAAACGAGATAAAACTATAGCAATAATATTAAGTGGTCTATGAAGAAACCATGAAGCTAAGATTAGTTAGGATACTCCATCGGGTGGCGACGAAGTCATCGCGATGCTTCCAGGCAAGGGATCGCCACGCTGGCCACGGGCCGGTCCTGGCCGcgtttgctttttccatCTGAGTTGTTCATTTGTTGAGTTTCAGAAAGGCTCTCGCATCTTACATTTCCGATCTGCAGAACTATTAGGGTCGGGGTAAATATAAGACCACCCATGGTTCAAAGCATAAATAGTTGCTGCGTAGTTAGTTCCAGCTTCTTTTCTAGAGTGCGACCGTTGCTTCGACAGAGAGAAAACGGATCGGTAACATTACCGCACGTTGCTTGCCCAGGGGTTTTGAAGCCGGGAAGATCCTGTGAGAAGTTGGTTATTACTAGTCCATTCCAAGGGTCGATCCTGGCTGTGGCGTCGATACTGGAACTGGAACAGCAACATGATCCAGTAAATCCCTGGAGAGTATCCGGTCGGAATATATCTGCCCTGTGTGAACAGAGTAATAGCGATATGCCAGTTTGCAGTTGGAAGCATTGCGGTGTCCAACTCAGAAACCCTGCTACTATAAAAGCCTGAATATTCCCAGTCTATACCCAATTAAAGATCGTTCGTTATAGATGCTCTTTTTTTGAGTGGAAATATAGCATTAACGTTGTTAAGCCTGGTGGAATTCACGTTCCGTGCAAGAATGCAGGGAGACGGAGGTCATCCACAATTGCCAGAAAGCACTATTGAGCGCTTTTATGCGGGAtttcagaagaagaagtaagcATCCCTTTGCTTTGGAACCAGATCCCGAAACGGTCGAGCAAACAGCTAAAAATTTCAGCCAGAGAATTGATGAATCAATGACCGAATGAGTGGATCTCGCGGTTTGGAGCCGGAGACCCCGACTGACTCTCTCCCATCTGGGGTAGACTAGTAGAGACTAGAGAccgagatggagagatcaTGGACCCTCCTTTGAATCTCACCATTCCATGGCTCGTCTCCATACCATCCGTCATTATCCTTCATTATTCACCAAATGCACAGATAAGCGAGATGCTTGGTCAGAGTGCCCTCAAGCTGACTACCCATGGATGGATTCATCAGCATAAATCGGCAGGACGATGGAGATTGCTTCATCCTTCAAGACACACAAAGCCGTTCAACATAATCGGTCGGCTAAAGCCGCTCTTCTCGCATGGCTTCGGTTCCTCTCGTATTCCGTCTCCGTCTTATGCATTCAAGAGCGTGCATCCTTGTGCACCAAGGCCATTCCACCAACCATATGCCTGAACCATTCATGCTTGGGCCTCCAAACCAGGAATCGATCGCCGGATTGAGTAACTTTTATGCGACCAGCTCTTATGCACAAGAATCTCACACAACCCGGTTCACACTAATTCGCCGGTCCATCCAATGTTGTCATGCTCGTCTCGACTGGAACCTGGTGCTCCCCATTAATAGTATCTGGGGCTCACCCCCGCATGATGATTGGAAGATGCACGGCGCTCGTGCTCGCCCATAGCCCGTATGGGGAGCCTAATATCAGGGTCGGTTATTGGGTTTGCGCAATCTGGGATCAGCTGCTTTATCGCCAGCTCCCTCGTTATTAGAGGCTGCAGAATCCTCCTCGATGATTAGCCTCTCCGGTGTAATTCGCATGGTCAGTTTGCTTCTTCCCACTAGTCAGTGGCCATGAATACAGGGTTGGTCCCAGGTGGCCCCCAAGATAAATAATCTCGAGTTTTCCCTGCTCGAGTAGTAACTGTTTCTTTGTGGGTGGAGTCCTTCATCCACCGTGTACTGGCTGCCATTTTCTTGCATACGAAAAGAATCACCAAGCATGGCTGGTGACAATCTCCCGTCTGCCGGGGAGCCGGCCATGCCCAACCGAATATCTTATTGGCGCCTACTGCTCGACCAAGGCGTGCTCACCCAAGAAATCCTCGACTATCCGTGGGAGGGCTCTGGCACTGATGATGACCCATACCTCGTCACCTGGATTCCTAACGATCCTCGAAATCCCATGAATTTCCCCGCGTGGCGCAAATGGCTATATACGATAACTGTGGCTTGGGCTACGCTCGCCGTGTCCCTGGTCTCGTCGGCCTATAGTGGAGGAGTCGAGCAGATAATGGAAAGCTTTCATGTGGGCACTGAGGTGGCCACGCTCGGCATCTCGCTCTTCGTGTTGGGCTTCGCCATCGGCCCTCTACTCTGGGCCCCCATGAGCGAGCTCTGGGGCCGGCAATACCTTTTCTTCGTCAGCTATTGTGGGCTCACGGCATTCAATGCCGGCATCACCGGCTCCAAGAACATCGagaccctcatcatcctacGCTTCTTCGCGGGCGCATTCGGATCGTCGCCCTTGACAAATGCCGGAGGAGTAGTGGCGGACTTGTTCCCCGCGAAGCAGCGAGGCTTGGCCATGAGTATCTTCGCAGCGGCACCGTTTATGGGTCCAACCATTGGCCCAGTTTGCGGAGGCTTCCTGGGGATGAACGCGGGGTGGAAGTGGGTGATGGGATTCCTGGCCGCTTTTTCCGGTCTTCTCTGGATCATCGGTAGCCTGGTGGTGCCGGAGACCTACGCCCCGGTGTTATTGCAGCAGCGCGCCAAAAAGCTGACCAAAGTGACGGGGAAGATCCATCGAAGTAAGACCGAGgcagagaaggggaaggtcCCCTATTCCACCGTCTTCAAGACAGCGCTGTCGCGGCCGTGGGTTCTTCTATTCCGTGAGCCGATCGTCCTCCTACTGTCCATCTACATGGCCATTATATATGGAACGTTGTACATGATGTTTGCTGCATTCCCCATTGTGTACGAGGAGCTGCGCGGTTGGAACCAGGGTGTCTCTGGTCTCTCATTCTTGGGGGTCATGGTGGGCATGAACATAGCAGTTTTGTATAGCATCTGGGACAACAAACGGTACGAAAGAACTGATGAAGCTCACAAGGGATTTGCACCTCCAGAAGCGCGTCTCCCGCCGTGTCTGATGGCGTCGGTGATGATTCCCTTGGGCCTCTTCTGGTTCGCCTGGACAAATTACCCTTCAATCCACTTCATGGCGAGTATCGCAGCCTGCGTGCCTTTCGGGTTCGGCATGGTGCTGGTATTCCTCAGTTTGATGAACTACCTGATCGATGCCTACACCATCTTCGCCGCCTCGGTGTTGGCCGCCAACTCCGTTCTGCGCTCAATCTTTGGCGCCGTCTTTCCGCTCTTCACGACTTACATGTACCACAACCTCGGTGTCCATTGGGCCTCCAGCATTCCCGCATTCCTGGCACTGGCATGTgtcccctttcccttcctatTTTACAAATACGGCCCGGCGATTCGAACCCGATGCAAATTTTCAGCACAGTCGGATGCCTTTATGAGGAGACTGATGGAGCAAAGCACGCGAGACAACCGtcagccggagccggagaaGGATATTACAGAAAAAGAGaccgaagagaaagagacagaagTATCGCCGGTTCAGGCTTCTTCGTCTACACTCGGGGAGAAGTCGCGACTCGGTGACCTCCCTGCTGTGACAGCCGAAGACGCCGCCCGGACCCGTTCGATAGCGTCGCAAGGGTCGCGTCGACCGGGCTCTGCAAAGGCAGAGTCTGTGTACGAGGGAAATCCGTATGACGTTGATCGGGTGAACACTCGTGACTCGTTCAAAGAGTAAACAGTCGCTCCTGTAAATGTATTGTGTGTGTTGAACCTCAGACCATCTTGGCATCGGGACTTAAAATTAGTGTGCAGTTAGTTGCATGGCTAGCGTTGTCGTATATAGAATGGTAGATGTGCACTAAAACTTACGCTGCAGAAATCCAGGGGGTACAGCAGAGAATAGAATAGATCTTCTCAATCATGTCCTGCAATGAAGGAAGCAACTGCCCGTCACTTAAAGTATAGAGTAGTATCCACCTTAAGTCACATGGGGCCGCGATTTAGCGCGTTTCTCCACTTCTTATCGAGTAAACTTATCAGTGACATCCCCGATTCTATCTATCAACTTTCGTCATTCCCTcccttcatctccgccaccaccatccctcaTCATGGGTCGCACCCCAGGGAAACGCTCCTTTGAGCAGGTAGATCTCACCACCGACGAAGCCATCAACAATACGCGACACCATCCCACTCCACGCACCACCAGCGGCCAACGCTTCGGCCAAGACACGTCCTTCGTGCCGCTTAGCCAATCaggcgaggacgaagacgacgccCACGCAACAGATCTCAtccaaggaagccaagatgctggtgatgatgtgtCCACGTACATTCATTATGGTGACCTGAAGGCCAAGATCGTCGGCGTGCGGTACTATCGCGGACATGCTACGATCGGGGAACATGTTCGCGTTGTGCGCGACCCCGGGAATCCGTATGATTCGAATGCGATCCGCGTGGATAATGTCATGGGGCAGCAGATTGGCCATATTCCGCGCACGGTGGCGGCGAAGCTGGCGAAGTACTTGGTAAGTAGTTTCAATGTTAGATTGTATTATGTAGTTTGAAGTTATTTGGGGCTAAGTTTGATGGTGCGATTTCTGCCTTGGGGTGGTGTAGGATGATAGATCTCTTGTCGTTGATGGTGTTTTGACTGGTGTGATTGGCGCTTTTGATTGTCCTATTGTTCTGAAGTTGTTCGGGACTAGTCAGCCAGAGGCGAGACAGGCGCTGAAGAgtcggatggagatggataaTCTGCCTCTCGGAGGGTTCAAGCAGAATGAGCGCAACGAGAAGAAattggagaaggagcgggAGAAGGCGAGAAAGGAGGCGGCCAAGTTGGCGAGGTCGCTTGCTAAAGGCAAAGGGAAGCAGTTCCAGGGAGAGAATGTGCTAGGGTATTCGAATCTCTTCACTGGGGAAGGGCTCGTTGAAGGCGAGAATCTGGAGGAACTTATCGGCCAGAGCAGCACTTTCAATCCACGCGATATCGGCCATGTCGCAGAGGACTTTGGCATGAAGGAATCTGACTTGGAGAATATGCCGATGGCAGAGTCTCCGGCTGCTCTGGTCACAGAGCTTCTTCCGTATCAGCGTCAAGGGCTTGCTTGGATGATTGCTAAAGAGAATCCGGGTCTCCCTGGCGATGGGGGTGATGTCGTGCAGCTCTGGAAGAAAAA of Aspergillus luchuensis IFO 4308 DNA, chromosome 7, nearly complete sequence contains these proteins:
- a CDS encoding wax synthase family protein (COG:S;~EggNog:ENOG410Q0Q4;~InterPro:IPR032805;~PFAM:PF13813;~TransMembrane:7 (o33-52i59-76o88-107i231-249o357-375i387-406o418-440i)), which encodes MAASQPPFSYRRLIHDNQAQFESLIQNGQVKPVLLWHLTLPLVLSILALLVPLDKGGRYVRPLMLACVIGIIGNVLQHRRMLMGGNGYMAGLLPVWSTIWAATILLFRNVERDFKRLERRPLSSIAAVPNGVAANGHAKEPKCIDITNDSSTESVIWQPYPQNLSHRINWVISVTTSMRGPEWNWRISSMDALPASVQAQLNNSSEHHEEKVNKTTPPKPITMRARLRTTLILFLQSYLLLDLIKLLMIRDQYFMGSVSPPAPPPFPFHHLTPYPLLIHIYRCLVTATGVFAALNYVTCLNPLIFGGLSLAFPNAAKSLTSVPLSAPYLYPPAFGPFLTPILDHSLAGCWSLWWHQLFRYGFVSAAHWLLSLLPSRLSSSRPVRRTLTALVAFSLSGLVHASGSYVQTRETYPLAGPFRFFVLQAVGVLVQGMISPLWLWMPRPVRRTCNAVFAVTWLFGTAGPLVEDFSRGGLWLTEPLPVSLLRGLGIGVHDGDQGWWWWSGKWFGRWDGGEGFWDRGVRLY
- a CDS encoding MFS transporter (COG:G;~EggNog:ENOG410PFTW;~InterPro:IPR020846,IPR011701,IPR036259;~PFAM:PF07690;~TransMembrane:12 (i70-87o107-125i137-155o167-188i195-220o226-246i303-329o341-360i381-401o407-428i440-463o475-495i);~go_function: GO:0022857 - transmembrane transporter activity [Evidence IEA];~go_process: GO:0055085 - transmembrane transport [Evidence IEA]) yields the protein MAGDNLPSAGEPAMPNRISYWRLLLDQGVLTQEILDYPWEGSGTDDDPYLVTWIPNDPRNPMNFPAWRKWLYTITVAWATLAVSLVSSAYSGGVEQIMESFHVGTEVATLGISLFVLGFAIGPLLWAPMSELWGRQYLFFVSYCGLTAFNAGITGSKNIETLIILRFFAGAFGSSPLTNAGGVVADLFPAKQRGLAMSIFAAAPFMGPTIGPVCGGFLGMNAGWKWVMGFLAAFSGLLWIIGSLVVPETYAPVLLQQRAKKLTKVTGKIHRSKTEAEKGKVPYSTVFKTALSRPWVLLFREPIVLLLSIYMAIIYGTLYMMFAAFPIVYEELRGWNQGVSGLSFLGVMVGMNIAVLYSIWDNKRYERTDEAHKGFAPPEARLPPCLMASVMIPLGLFWFAWTNYPSIHFMASIAACVPFGFGMVLVFLSLMNYLIDAYTIFAASVLAANSVLRSIFGAVFPLFTTYMYHNLGVHWASSIPAFLALACVPFPFLFYKYGPAIRTRCKFSAQSDAFMRRLMEQSTRDNRQPEPEKDITEKETEEKETEVSPVQASSSTLGEKSRLGDLPAVTAEDAARTRSIASQGSRRPGSAKAESVYEGNPYDVDRVNTRDSFKE